The Festucalex cinctus isolate MCC-2025b chromosome 16, RoL_Fcin_1.0, whole genome shotgun sequence sequence cttgaggtacatgttaaatatcgcaataatatcaatatcgctatgttcagcaagtatatcacatatcacatgtttttccaatatcgtgcagccctaatatgtaCACATTGTCGCAGTCGACGACGCAGTGAAAACATGGACATGATTTTTACTCATAAGGACGTTTTTGACATGATTAAGTGGAATGAATTGGATAATGACACATGAGAAGCATGGACGACCTTACACTTGGACGTAAAGGAACAACAGATTTATGATTATATGTACATGAATAATGAGGTTATGTGCCTGAATATTTAGTTCATTTCACTTTCTGTATACTATATATTTAAGgtttttgaaaatatatgtatatatttatttaaaaaaaaatacacaattgatTCATTTAGGGAGGGCTGAAGAACATTTTAGGGAGGCTTGAGCCCCGTAAATGAGGTCTAACGACGCCAATGGTTTACATCAAAAGTGCTGTCACTTTACTAGTTTAATAATGTTGACAAAATACTAGTCTCTGTACTTTTTGCACACACACAGCTTACGtcaatgcacaacattgtcattttACTACAAAATATTAGTTAATGTAACAGTATTAGTACATACAAGAAAAATATGACCTTATTAGTTCACTAGTTTATGTCAAagttatgttatttatttgtgaCAATTAATATCAATAGTCTTGTGTTGAAAAGATcgttaaaatatatttacattgtATGTGCATGAAATAATGCTCAGCAGATCAATGAAGATGCTTCTCACACAATAAGAAGGGTGTTTATTTACAGAACTGAAAACTCTGTGCCACCAGATGGTGATTGAGAGTTTATGAACTGCCGAGTGTTGTGAATAATTAATTGAAAGCGTGTGGTTAGAGGATGATAATGTGGAGCCGATATCAAGCCGCAAATAGaatgcatgaaataaataaactctgtttatgttgttttgtgttCTTTCAGCAGCACTTAACTGGAGGAAGCAGGACAATGTCGTCCGCTTACAAAGACGGCGAGGAAGACTGGCTGACCGTGTGTCTCAAGTAcctgttgtttgttttcaactCACTCTTCTGGGTAAGTCACAAGCGATACGTTCGCCCACAAAAATCCACTGGCCCGCTAACGATGCTCATATTTAAAAAGCTTTAGCGCTTCCTTCAAAGTGCTGGGAGAGCCGCGTAGGAGTTTTATGGACTTGGCATGTAATGACTCATAAATTGCTTTAAAGAGCTTGACAGGCTTTGCCAACTCGACACTCTCGGGGTCACTTGAAGACATTTAGAAAAAGTTTGATGCAGACTTTGAGTCTTTTTCTGCTGCAAAACATCAGGGCGCTGCAGGAATTTCCTCCAGAGGAACACAATTGGAAAGCGCCCTTTTTCTTGTTGATCAGGAAGTGGACATTATGTCTCCGCTCTGTGCGACATCCAACTTAGTTTGTACTAATTGCACTTTCAGGTGGGAGGTGCCGCCGTGCTAGCCGTGGGCGTCTGGACGCTGGTGGAGAAGAGCGAGTTTCTGAGCCTGCTGGCATCCAGCACCTTCGCAGTCTCCGCCTACATCCTCATCCTGGCCGGCGCCCTGGTGGTGCTCACGGGCTTCCTGGGCTGCTGCGCTGTCATCCGCGAACAGAGGAGCTGTCTGTCCACGGTCAGTTTGGAGACGCAGTGCAAGTCGCATCAAAACGGGAATGATTGTCATTGtcacttcattttcattttaatgtttttttttttttttcccggtgcAGCACAAGTGAActcttactgccacacgttatgaaaaaaaaaaaataataacctgCACAGTGCCATTTACGAGCATTCCATCAAattccgtcacatttcattgaaattccatacaccagcagcccattgaaaagagacacaatgctgccatctgctggccatagttaggtggtgtttttgattccacaacccattgaccgggcagcgctgcatttaaacgttgctccgtccattgacggaaaaaaaacaaaaacgtagatgacgtcatttcacgtttatggcagcatacatcgtgattttactaatcgttattaaacgtatttggcagtcaaagagttaatcaccaaaaaataaactagTTTGCCGCAGAATGAAGGTTGTGTTGTAAATTGCAGCAAAGCAGacgtattattattttcaggAATGGAATATTTTTGCACTTATAAAGGACATGCccatatttaacaaaaaataatttggttttcatttccttttaaaaaatttttatttatttttctgttttgttcattgtatatatttttcttttttttttaaatttacatatgttttacattttaattttatcatGACTTTGTCAATATTCTTATACGGGGCCCGTGGGGTTGTGCCCTGACGCTGCCGTGGCCTGGGGGGCCGTGGCAGGGCTGCGATTACCTTGTTGGATCGGGGTTGACGGCTCCCCTTTTTGGTGGAGGTtctcatgcatgccagatccccCACACCAGCattactgaaattcaaacagaattctcTTCTCCCTCCCACTGGTCACTGaacactctgcttcatctatccttccttcctttctttagtttttcctctggtctcttgtgATCTCCCTAATcagttggaatttagaggtttctggggttggtgaaagagtctggttttgtaaccaggtctggttggtgctggatttcactttgcttcatctttctttgcttcagatttctttcttttgatctttcctctggtctcatgaccttctgaacttcacgtctctggcgagactctgaagtatccagtTAAGGTTAAGGGTATgcgatttttattaggtttcaggtgaattaatgagcacaatcACGCACGCGCACCCAtaacccccccacaaaaaaaaaagagctctcagggggaaaaaaaacacacacactggtgACTCAGCAGCAAAAGTGTACGTTTTTTCCAAAGTGAAAGCCGGTGCCAAGCCATGAATCTCCAGTTTATTAGGTGCCCATTGTACTGCCTGTGCCAGTCAAGTCACCCTGTGACATAACATCCTGTTTTCTCGGCTCTTGCGGTGCATTAAAAGCATCATGCGAGCGTCTGAGGCTGTCATGTTTGCAACAGGAGGCGCCCTCTCCTTGCGACTTGTTAGGAGAAAGTGACACGTGACTGTGACAAGGCCCTTGCTGtcctcattattttacacaggcAGGAGGGGAACCTTGGCTACTGCGGGACTATTTATAGGTTCGTGTCTATCGTGGATAGATGGATGCAATAATGAGGTGCTTGCATCGAGTATGTTTCGGGCTTTTACAGCCTTGTGTTGCGTTCGATCACTGTGTGCTATTTTTCACATGTGTGGTTTGTGCAGGAGAGTGTTATAAGTGTGCGCGTGTGGGCGGGAAGCACAAAGAGACGTGTGTGTTTAACAGAACATACACAGCAGGCTGTTCAAGTCACATCGACATTTTCCATGACATCCACGCTGCATAGTAAATGCAAACTACCCGCTTCACTGCAGTCGTTTATTTGACTCAATATTTTAGCATCTTGTTTCCCACGAAGATGCCGCCCACGCTCGTATTTGAACGAGAGAATGAAAACGAGTGGGTGGTTTTGTTCACTTTGCAGCTTGCATAACGTCGCCCGGGATTTTCAAGTCTTTAGTCAATGCAATTAGAGTCATTAGCGTTTGTTTGCGTTGAGTGCCTCCCAGCTTGGATCATGGCTTTAGTTTTGAAATGATGCCGGGGAGATGATCCGTATTTTTCAAGCTAATCACGACGCATAATGGAAATTCCCCCGAGGAAATGGTGTTCCGCCCCCGCCAGTCAAAACATCTCGTCCCGCGCCGTGTCACGGACGGGAGACAGATGCCACTCGTCTGACAGCCACCGAAAGTTTTTAATGGACACACTTTGTCAAGTTACTTCCCTACTGGGAACTCAACATTTGCATTTGTCACGCTTTTCCAGTATTTCTTCTGCCTGCTGTTGATCTTCCTCATTGAACTGGTGGCTGGAGTTCTGGCTTACGTCTATTACCAGAGGGTAACTTGCCAGtattaaaacataaacaaacaaacaaacataaaaaagctaatattattattgtaagtGTTTGAGAGATTGTGGTGTTTGTTTTCAGCTGAGCGAGGAGCTGAAGCAGCATCTCAAGCAGACCATGACGGACAACTATGACCAACCGGGGAAGGAGGCCATCACGTTAGCGGTGGATAAACTACAACAAGAGGTGCGTTTAGTTTCAAACGTGGATGTCGAAGCTTTCTTCCACGAGACAAGATTTGATATTCTTCATCTTTAATTTgtcggtgtaccccgcctactgcccgaagccagctgggataggctccaacacccccacgacccttgtgaggaccaagcggttaagaaaatggatgagatGGACATTATGAGTGctatttttctcattaaaaatatatatatttttttatttaggttgtGGTAGTGGTGGGGGGGTCGGGGGTAGAATGGATTTGACATCTCCATTTATTTCAATCAGGAAAGGTGATTTaagattagtgttgttccgataccgttttttggctcccgatacccagctttgcagtatcggccgataccgataccatatcgatacttacgttttttttttttcctcaacatgaaaaagctgtcctgccattgtttcagagcattcaaggtccaataggatatcttagatcggcatgcagtgaacatgtcacatatcagtgaatgtcgtgcacgagcaagacacaagatgctgcatccaaaatcctatattagcgttggaatgaatggtatcggcatgagtagtcaccgataccgataccactgtttttatgcagtatcggtatcggaagaaCACTATTTAAGATAGGAGTGTTTTGAAGCTAAATGAGACATGCATCTCAAGGCAGCAACGCCGCCACCATTTGTCCTTGGCAGTTCAAGTGCTGCGGCAGTGACAGCTTCCAAGACTGGACAAGCAGCGTTTACATCTCGTCCAAGCGCGCCGACGGCCGACTGGTGCCCGACAGCTGCTGCAAGTCAGTCACGCCTGACTGCGGCGTCCGAGACCACCCGTCAAACATCTACAAGGTGGAGGTGAGCAGCGCCCCCCCGATTTGAGCCGCACATCACAGGCGGCCAGCGTCACTCTTCATTGGCTACTCACCGTTCGCAGGGCGGCTGCATCACCAAGCTGGAGCACTTCCTGGCCGACCACCTGTTGATCATCGGCGCCGTGGGCATCGGGGTGGCATGTCTGCAGGTATGTGGAGGAAGATTTGCAAAAGTCATTTCTTTGCggtcattttcatttaaaagcTATTAACCTTCAAAGTTGGCGATAAATCAGTGGATCCAGTTAGCTAACCATTAAAACGATAGAAATAGTAGTAAATCATTTTGATTATATTCATTTTCATTGATTTGTTCCATGATGTATTTCAATCTGGCCTCGTAATGACTTTTAGAGAAATCTGAGCCCAAACAATAACAATCTGCATGGTTCCTTTTTACTTGTATCTACCAGCCTGCTGAATGCCACCTTGCATTTCTTAGGAATAAATTGTTGTGGAACAAATGTGACAAAGGCACGTGTTAAGTCGAATGATTTATGTTTAGAACAAGAGGTGTCAGGCCATTCAAAATTTttatcgtaattaattgcataacTTCAATAATACAATCGCAAATTTTCGcaaatctgttctaaatgtccaataaaatgtacaatatatttttttatctaagttttcatactcttgttaacataaaaatgggaaaaatgttaaactaataaaaatatggttgcatctttcagtcattgatacagtaatttcataataattcataaaattgacttGAAATTTAAAAGATGTACTGTGAAAAATTTGtgtgatgttgatttgtgttgaggtcactttttctgtcactagatggcataattgcatttgcaaaGTGGTGAAAGCTcagtgctttttttcttttcatattaagagctatctaatttttaacatgaagtaacttgtgaaattctgcacatttttaaaattgtaaaatacaacttgaccccagtctctacaaatatatgcattactaTGAAATTTGTGACTGGAATTAcctcagtacaggctttccaagaaaGGGGCTGTCATTaatcacacataaaaaaaaataaaaaaaagtggcattaaaggaactttatattaaatcaaaattaacactaattttgacacgccTTTTTAGAACAAAAAGTGTCTTATGTGACAGAGGTAAGTGTTAAGTCGGATTGTTTACGTTTAGAACAAAACAGATCTTATTACATCTTACTCCCAAACAAATGGTACGATGTTGAGTATGTACATATCATGTTCCTTCCCGTCTGTCCTAATATTGATTCACATGCTTGCATTTAACACCTAAATGCAGGTTTTAACCCCCTGGCTGTAGTTTGACTTGTCGATTTCGTAGCTCGTTTTTGTGTGACGCACTAAcccacgcgcgcgcgcgtgtattTGTGTTTAGCTGGCCGGGGCAATCTTGACCGCCTGCTTTATCTATCTTCTCtataaagaagaagaggaagatttGGCTACATTGTGAACGTGGTTAGCGCTGCACTTTTTTTGCTCCCGTGTTCTACAGTTTAGATGACCTTTGCATGCgtgtgcgcatgcgtgtcatGTGACGAATGCAACTGCCTGCTTTGTGTTTCTTTACAGTGGCTGTCcaactttattttacttttgcgCCTCTGGAAGGATTtgaaataatgtaataattatatagataatataatataaaataatattagtGCTCtcaaagttaaagctttaacgCATTGATTAAgcacaaaaaatattgcattaatcatgtattaatgcagattaatgacactattaattttagcttgacagcggacgGTTACGTTAAAGAGCAGTAAACATTactacatgcattaaactaatagatgtttgtgtatgacattcagaatatttgttcatgtcaaactattggaatatttttttttaattttaaattatgcaagtactgtaattaactgattagaaaaagaggagaatgAGATTGTGCAGAGGATTAAAATATGTTGAATATGGTGCATTTGGcttgcaaaaaatgttgataaaaagcaattttaattaagtgattaattgtgattaatcaaaattctaagatgtgattaactcatttacccccagccattttcactgaagcaaactccttcgctcccggctgttttactggattttgactgattttgcaaggcccataaaatattatgttctattgctattaaaaaaaaaaaaaaaaaaaaaaaaaaaacggaacataccaaaagaaagattagatgcTCTTCtctcatcagggaaaaaagtatatttctgtttccgttttgcagcaattagcattagaatatagctacatttaatccttattcacaaatctgtttaaaacagtggggaaagagctttttgcaacatggccctggtagaTCTTatagtctgctgccacctgctggccgtttttgtaataactaccattgcttttaatcgacctcttcaggttagaggctgcatcaaagcctttgttgtgctctagcattaaaaataaaaaataaaaataaaaattatttttttttaaatgtataaatacgtttttgtgactattattaaaatagaacatttttatacgtttttggaagcaaatgagttaatctgattaaaaaacaaaaaattatacattttttattatatatatattttaataaaaataatcaaataaaaaattctaataatatataataataatatcatatGATTTTAAAACTGGTTAGGGACCaacagtgtgaaaaaaatgtgaaattgaccatatttgCACATGACGTTCTAGCCGACAGCGacaatctctcttttttttttttctaactcaaGCTCCATTAAGGAAAAATAAGCAAGATCCTATTTCCATATATTACGGAGTTAACTGCCCATTTGAATTCTGATGCtagccaaaacagcagcaccaaatCAGGCCTCAGTGTTTTCCACGCATGGATGCTGTCATCGTGTGTGCTTTGACACGAACTGGAGATTGTGATGACGCAATGGAAGGCTTGAAGAGGCCGTTTGTCAAGTCTTGTCAGTCGCTTCACTCAATAACACTCCCCGCTCTGCTTCTTCTGTGGTCTTGTGTCAATCATTCTTTTATTGGTGAAGTTCCTCGTGTGTTCTCATCTGGACCAAATCCATCTGCACCCCCATCGCTTCAGTGGCTCCCTGACCGCTAACATTGACGTTATCATCTTCATATAACCGGCCGCatgcgctcttttttttttttttttttccccggcgTGGCGGCGTCGTGCTTAACGGTCGCCTTTGACCcgccacttcctgtttacaGATCTGTGGAATGGTGCTCACCTGCTGCTTGTACTGGAGGATCAAGATGGAGCCTTACTGACTGACGCCTGCTGCCATTTGCTGGctccttttttattttcctcGTCCGGTTCCTTGCGTTCTCTTGCGTGTTGAACAAAGGAGGCCTCCTGGAGCATGTCTTGCATTTAAGCTTTATTATTAGACCATGTAGAGGTGCTATATTCAGTGTTTCAGTGCTTTTCTGCCAGCGTCTGTGCCTGTAAATTAGGATTGTGTCTGAAATGTAGCAAAAAGTGGAGTTGACGGTGTATGCATATTGTTTAACGTTGTGCCTGTCCAGTGTCATGGCGCATATATATATGGGAAGAAACATAAGTAGCCTTAATACCTCGAATTCCAAATATTTTACTCTCACTACTCACAACATTATGTACGCTTTCGTATTCAAAATTAGCCGTAAATCATCTGacaatgtcaatcaaaacaaATTATTGTCACTTAATCAATGTACTGTACATCAGTTTTCATGCCGGTGTGCCTAATGAAGTGACCAGTCAACCTTGACAggcagttataaaaaaaaaaacataaaatggcgtttaaaataaaacatgactgGTGCTAATGAATGGGATTCAAATGCTCCCAATATTTTCCGTacaactccacaaatattaaaaacaaagtgAACATCACTACAAATCCAAATCCAGTTGTGaaccactagagggagacaaAGCTCACATTTAGGAAACGATGGTGTACTACTCCTGGTCTTTATCTTGTGATATTCGCTGCTCAATGAGCATTTCTGCCCAAGATGAGTTCCTTCAGTCAAGTCTGAACTTGACCCCTGTTTTATTGTCATGTAATTATATTCCTCGCAGTGGGCTTCCCCTGTAATTTCTCCATTCTTGGCGGCGGTGTCTCATTCAAACCACATTTAGCACTGATGTGGTTCTTGGGGTCGCGGCGAAATGAAACTGTGCGTACTTCAATTGCTCGCGTCCTATTGTTAGTGCTGTATTGGTAGCACATGATGACTCGTCTGTTATTCTTTCGTTCCCGTCCCTTAGCTTCGGTTTTCCCGCGTCGTTGCTCAGAACGCTATCAACAATTTAAAGGACAAATGGTCTGGACGATGTCCAACATTTTGTTACGGGGTTTCAAGTTCCTCCTCGTGAAGATGTCCAAAAATTGTTCAGAAGAACTTGGGAAGAATATCATgtattatttgaaaacattgtttGACACAACATGAAAGAAACAAATTGACATAATTGTTGGTCTATGTGCCTTGTAAACACGTTATGACTCACTTGGTTTTCCTGTGTCAGTACAAGCAATGTCTGGCCGTGTGCACCTGCGAGCAATAACCCGCCGCCTTAAGCAGTTGGACGTGTGTGGGAACACTTTTCAGACGCGCACATCTGCGTGCGGGGGTCCAAGGTTTGTTTGGCCGCAGTTGATTAGCCGTGCATGAAGCCGCGTAACGTGATGTAAACACTTCACGGGGATTTTCAAGTGAGTAAGCCGTTGCGCTGGCTGTTATTTGTCATGTGTCAGCTAGAtggagaggagaaaaaaagtttgtgctCGAAAAGGAAGTTTTTCCCCTTGAGCCGTGATTTGGCGAACAGATATTTTGAAATGGGACATATTACAGAAAATTATTGTAATAATCTGCTCTCCAGAGTGCCTGCCtatccatcaagtgtgaaatttaaCAAGCAAATAAATCTTGAGTATGTTgcctttttccaaaaatgtgtcCATAAGCAAGCCCTTTTATATATGAATGGACAGTAATGGCTAATTTAGATTAATCTGCCCATCATGTATTGCGAAATGTGTTTCATGTAAGATTTATGTTAAGATTTAACTAAGATTTAACTTACTAAGGGTCTCGGGTGAtaacaatttttaattgtaattaatcgcatgcttcaatagttaactcacgattaatcgcaaatttgatatctcttctaaatgtacaataaaagtattcatatactcttaacataaaagtggaaaaaatgttaaactgatATGTggatgcatcttttagtcattcatacagtaatttcacaattcataaaattgagttaaaatgaaaaagatgtactgtactgtaaaaaacgagtgtgatattgatttgtgttgcagtcattatctgccactagatggcataattgcatttgtaagacactgacagctcagtgcatttttgttttcatattaagagttgTCTAATCTTTAAGAAGTAACtttatgaagtaacttgtgaaattctgcacattttaaaaattgtaaagtaCAACTTGATCTccatctccacaaatatatgcattattattgaatgtattcctatttttttttatactttatttatttatttatttttttacttatttttttaatataaatatgaAGTGGGAGAGAGgaagggaggaagaaaaaaaataaaaaaggctaaAAGGTCACAGATACAATATGTACAGAGAATTACAGAGCGTCGTTATCATCAAATTGTTTCCATATTCAGATCTGACaaaacaatttctccagaactAGGATCCTTTGTGCTTGCTGTAAGCGAATCGTGAATGTCATCTCCATGTAGTGAATATGCTTGACAGTTCTTACAAATAACCCCATGGTGGGGTTGCCTGTtgaagccaaaaaataaaataaaaaatagtggcgttaaagtaactttaaattaacattaactcactaattttgacacccctaaaaatgacctcaatGAATTCAAGATAAAATACATTTCTAAATGATTAAATGCCAATGAATTATACTTAAAAGTTAAATTCTGTCCTGTATTTGATATTTCATTCAAAGATTCTTTCACTAGAGGGAGCCTATATGCACTAGGAACCGtttaataaaaatgcatcattgaCACATTTCTGCCTCAAATTGAAATTCTAAGGCTTCTGGTTCCAAATGTGCTCATTACGCGCATGGAAAGTCGGAATTTCTTCAGTGTCTTGACGAAAGAACGCCTCATTAGTGGAGCATTGGAGCTCAGAAGTATCAAAAGTGAGGGTCGCCGGAGAGCCACTCCACGGAGTCGCAAGACGCCCTTCATCTTGGCTTCTCACCCAATCCACTTCATGTGAGCAGTTTTTATGCCCGCGATGAAACTCCTGACAAAGCGCGCACACACAGTCCAGCATTTACAGTGGGAAAGGGACCACGGAGTCGAGGTTCTTGCGGTTCGGCAGGTATGCGGTGGGAGATGGAAACAAAATGCCACAGTCTGACGGGGGCACTGATTGATACCAAACAGATGTTTGATGTTGAAGCCGTGATGCTTGACCGTGCAGGTATCGCACGCGCTGGTACTCACGGCTTTGAGACCCAATGATGAATGTCTTCGCATTAATGCTGGCATCAGCTTTTGTCCAGCGTTCTTTCCACACAAGTGATGGATGTTGCGTTTGTCTTTCATGTGGGGGCCCGAGATGCCGAATGTCTCATCAGCGGCACCCAGTTTGGGTGTAGTTACTCGTGTAATTTACACGGATATGGAAAcgatattccccccccccccgtcttgCGGTTTGAAGCTTGTCAACTTTTACACACTCTGGATTCATTATTTGTTAAAagggctaaaaaaaaagtgaaaagtcaGCATCGCGGAGTGGAATCAAAAGCAGAGCAAGTTGACGCGAAGGGAAGCATTGAGATTGATAGCAGTGGAATGAGCTTGCCTTGAACTTGAAGGTGGGGTTACTGTGTCGAAAGAAACAGGAAGGGGCGGGGTTTAGTTCCCAGCCTTGCAAAAAGGCAAATAAACACTTGACTTCCAGTTGTTTTGACTTCTggctaacaaatagcaaatAGATGGAAATATTGTTTcataacacacttttttttttcattaacgaaaatgttttttgtttttttttcagttttagttttagttgattatttttcattaaaggtgcattgtgccgttgcatgcttcaccaatgcccagatgagtatGAAGAGCACTGACTGTTTTACTCTGACTGCACctatcagcttttatcttcACTTTATAGTAGAGTGTGCGGACGCTGCTCACTCCACCGTTTCtttggggaggggaggggtggagtTTTTCCTACCTCATTTGAAGCCATGTCttcgtttgtcaactgtggctgtTGCTTTAAGATCATGCACGTACTCGCACGCGCACCATGAATGAACCTgacagatgctgcagttacactttgggtcagaggtggcagtcatgagttaaaaaaaaaaaaaactgcacaaagATCCTTTAACTATAACTCTTAattaggggtgggtgatatggcctaaaaaatatattatttcaaagaaatttataGTGCcgatatttttgacgatattggtaataattactgaacaatagatttgtgattggcaCTTCGGAACaatagcacttttattgcagcaacaatatttaagccaccttttttcccacaattgaaatgtaaacaaagtggttatttttgccggCAACCCTCCTGCGAGTGTTATTTTGCCCtgaatgtctctgattggttaatcaGACGAGCGAGAAAATGCCGCGATTGCTTGTTGACATTACTAGCGGGTATGAAAAAcgcaaatgtgcatgtttacgcAACGCCGTCTCATTGAGAGCTTAGCGTTACCTTAGCGGCCCGTTGGCGTCACAAACTCACGTGAACTAGATGGCGAATTAccggtcacggtaaaataaacaCTGCGGGttgtttatcttggccaaacaaAACGCGCATCTTGTAACCGAACACGCCGAAGCTCAGTGCTCACTCCCGCTTTGCCGAAGAGGCGACAGAAATGCGACAGAAATGGCTGCAGCAGTTTTTTTATGCAGCAGCGAATGACGCGTGTACGTCCAAATTGACACGAAGACGTATAATATTACGTCATCACCTCAATTTTacaatatttcaaatttttatcaccccaaaaaaatacaccggtaatttgtaataaaaattgtgttatttttaatcACAACTGTACTTATATCTTTTTAACCTGGTAACCCATTAGCCTGAACAGTTCTGTATTGGTAGTTTTTACCCTTTCACCCAATGTTCTGGGTCAG is a genomic window containing:
- the tspan11 gene encoding tetraspanin-11 isoform X2 encodes the protein MSSAYKDGEEDWLTVCLKYLLFVFNSLFWVGGAAVLAVGVWTLVEKSEFLSLLASSTFAVSAYILILAGALVVLTGFLGCCAVIREQRSCLSTYFFCLLLIFLIELVAGVLAYVYYQRLSEELKQHLKQTMTDNYDQPGKEAITLAVDKLQQEFKCCGSDSFQDWTSSVYISSKRADGRLVPDSCCKSVTPDCGVRDHPSNIYKVEGGCITKLEHFLADHLLIIGAVGIGVACLQICGMVLTCCLYWRIKMEPY
- the tspan11 gene encoding tetraspanin-11 isoform X1, whose product is MSSAYKDGEEDWLTVCLKYLLFVFNSLFWVGGAAVLAVGVWTLVEKSEFLSLLASSTFAVSAYILILAGALVVLTGFLGCCAVIREQRSCLSTYFFCLLLIFLIELVAGVLAYVYYQRLSEELKQHLKQTMTDNYDQPGKEAITLAVDKLQQEFKCCGSDSFQDWTSSVYISSKRADGRLVPDSCCKSVTPDCGVRDHPSNIYKVEGGCITKLEHFLADHLLIIGAVGIGVACLQLAGAILTACFIYLLYKEEEEDLATL